Genomic segment of Desertifilum tharense IPPAS B-1220:
AAACTGGCAGGTGAATTCAGCGGAATCGCTAGGGAACATCCCAAATCAAAGTCCGTCTTTTGAGACTGGAATGTTTGAGAACGATTTCCGCACCATGAGTCAATCTGTTCCACTATCCTGGTCAACGGTTGGGGCCGCAGTAGTAAGAGCGCCTGTGCAACCCGAAAAACTCTCGAACTACGACTTGATTCTTCGATGTCAGGAAGGTCTTCGACCAGACCGCTTGGCATTCGCAGAGTTATTGCGTCGGTATCAATCCCATGTCGATCGCATTTTGTACCACCTCGCGCCCGATTGGCAAGATCGAGCAGATTTGGCCCAAGAGGTGTGGATTCGAGTGTATCGCAATATTAAACGTCTGAACGATCCGGTAAAATTCCGGGGATGGCTCAGTCGGATTGCCACAAACTTGTTCTATGATGAGTTACGCAAGCGCAAACGCGTGCGGAGTCCCTTATCGCTTGATGCCCCTCGGCAACTCGATGATGGCGAAATGGACTGGGAAATTGCCGCATCTGAACCGGGGCCAGAAGAAAACCTGACAACGGCTGAGTTTTACGAGCAGTTACAAACGGCGATCGCGGATTTGCCAGAAGTTTTCCGAACAACCATTGTGTTGCGGGAGATTGAAGGTATGGCCTATGAAGAAATTGCCGAAATTACCGGGGTTTCCCTGGGAACGGTAAAATCTCGGATTGCTAGAGCGCGTCAACGTTTGCAATTCCAACTGCAAAATTATCTCGACTGTAAGTAACCGATCGATTTAAGGGTGCTGACCCTAGCCCCAGAAGATTCAATCATCAGAGCTGCAAGGAAACTTAAATTTCTTTCAAAATGTAGATAGCTCTTTTATGATTGTCAGTAGTAGACTAGCTAGGGTTTAGTCCTTCTCGCGATCCCATCCTTTTGACCTGGTAGCGATCCGACTATGACTCCTCAGTTCGATTCTCATCAACCCTCCAAACAGCCATCAGGAAGTCATTCCTCGGCTCGATGGAATGCCCGTAACCCCAATTCGTCGATGGGTGCCCTAGATATGCTAAAGCGCGATCGCTTTGAATTATTAAGCGCCTACCTTGATGGCGAAGTCACCGCTTCAGAGCGTCAACAGGTAGAAAATTGGCTGGATACCGATCCGGCCGTCCAAAGCTTGTACCAACGGTTGTTACGGTTGCGTCAAGGCTTCCAAATGATGCCAACGCCTCCGATTTCTCAACCCGCCGAACAGACTGTGGAGCAAGTCTTTGCCCGTTTGGATCGCAGACCTAAACGAGCTTTAATCCTCTGGGGAGGGGGTGCAGTCGCCGCCCTTCTCATTGGGGCAATTACCAGCGTGTTTGGGAATGATGGTTTTATGCCTCAATTTGCCCAATCTCCCGAACCCGAAGCCCCATCCGCAGCCGTAATGATTGCCCTCGATCAGCCGGTGGTGAGCATTCCCAAAATGGCAGTTCCGGCTAGCCCTACCACCGTTCAGCCCAATAGTTCGGGGAACTTACATCGGATCTTACAAGGAAACGGCGAACCGAATTAGGACGACAGAGGCGGCGAGTAGCACCAATTGCCACTGGCGATCTTAACGCCCCCTAAGCGTTCAACCTGCAAGCGGCTCATCAAATAGGCCCACGCAAAACCGAGAGTACGATTGGCTTCATCCCAGATTTCGATCTGTTGCCGATCGTACTCGTTTTGATTGGGGGGGTTTTGGGAAGAATAGCCTTCTAAACGGTCTAAATCTGCTAGGATCTGCGGATCGTTGAAGGTTAAAACAAAGCCGCGTACGGGTTGCTCTCCGGGAATCAGGGCTGGATATCCGACTGGGAGGGTAAATAATTCTCCAAGAGCGATCGCGCTTTGCTCTGCGATCGTTTTTCCCTGACAATACCTCTGGTAGTTATACTCCCCAGGCTTCAGGGTACCGTAGACAAATACGCGAATCGGTTGAAT
This window contains:
- a CDS encoding anti-sigma factor, whose amino-acid sequence is MTPQFDSHQPSKQPSGSHSSARWNARNPNSSMGALDMLKRDRFELLSAYLDGEVTASERQQVENWLDTDPAVQSLYQRLLRLRQGFQMMPTPPISQPAEQTVEQVFARLDRRPKRALILWGGGAVAALLIGAITSVFGNDGFMPQFAQSPEPEAPSAAVMIALDQPVVSIPKMAVPASPTTVQPNSSGNLHRILQGNGEPN
- a CDS encoding gamma-glutamylcyclotransferase is translated as MIQPIRVFVYGTLKPGEYNYQRYCQGKTIAEQSAIALGELFTLPVGYPALIPGEQPVRGFVLTFNDPQILADLDRLEGYSSQNPPNQNEYDRQQIEIWDEANRTLGFAWAYLMSRLQVERLGGVKIASGNWCYSPPLSS
- a CDS encoding sigma-70 family RNA polymerase sigma factor, giving the protein MSQSVPLSWSTVGAAVVRAPVQPEKLSNYDLILRCQEGLRPDRLAFAELLRRYQSHVDRILYHLAPDWQDRADLAQEVWIRVYRNIKRLNDPVKFRGWLSRIATNLFYDELRKRKRVRSPLSLDAPRQLDDGEMDWEIAASEPGPEENLTTAEFYEQLQTAIADLPEVFRTTIVLREIEGMAYEEIAEITGVSLGTVKSRIARARQRLQFQLQNYLDCK